One window of the Ammospiza caudacuta isolate bAmmCau1 chromosome 9, bAmmCau1.pri, whole genome shotgun sequence genome contains the following:
- the DYDC1 gene encoding DPY30 domain-containing protein 1: protein MESQYLKQCLGDCLKKGLAEVVEHRPADPIEYLAHWIYKYRRNLDEEEKRILERAELEEERVAAQAELERLKIEEEQRKLEEQRQAELEKELAELEAQKKEAERQLQQAIAEVTDEPEEPDESEPGQTDLPTVIEEEEEEEEEEGEEEN, encoded by the exons ATGGAGTCTCAGTATCTGAAGCAATGCCTGGGAGATTGCTTGAAGAAAGGACTGGCAGAGGTTGTAGAGCATCGGCCAGCAGATCCAATAGAGTATCTTGCACACTGGATTTACAAATACAGAAGAAACTtagatgaagaagaaaag AGAATACTGGAGAGAGCTGAGCTGGAAGAAGAACGGGTGGCAGCCCAAGCAGAACTTGAAAGGTTAAAAATCGAGGAAGAGCAGCGGAAACTGGAAGAGCAACGTCAG GCTGAGTTGGAGAAAGAACTTGCAGAGTTGGAAGCACAGAAAAAGGAAGCTGAAAGGCAGTTGCAGCAG GCAATAGCTGAAGTTACAGATGAACCTGAGGAGCCAGATGAGAGTGAACCT GGTCAAACAGACCTCCCAACAGTaatagaagaagaagaagaagaggaagaagaagaaggagaagaagaaaattag
- the PRXL2A gene encoding peroxiredoxin-like 2A isoform X1: protein MGSEMSFLPDLGAFTMGMWSVGLGAIGAAVTGIVLANTDLFLSKPEKATLEFLEEIELNTLGSEQRTFKARELWKENGAVIMAVRRPGUFLCREEASELSSLKPQLSKLGVPLYAVVKEKIGTEVEDFQHYFKGEIFLDEKKGFYGPRRRKMMLSGFFRLGVWQNFIRAWRSGYSGNLEGEGFTLGGVYVIGAGTQGVLLEHREKEFGDKVSLPSVLEAAEKIKPQAS, encoded by the exons ATGGGTTCTG aAATGTCCTTCCTGCCTGACCTGGGGGCCTTCACCATGGGCATGTGGTCTGTTGGCCTGGGAGCCATTGgtgcagctgtgacagggatTGTCCTTGCTAACACTGACTTATTTTTGTCCAAGCCAGAAAAGGCTACATTGGAGTTTTTAGAGGAGATAGAGCTAAATACTTTGGGATCAG AACAAAGGACATTCAAAGCACGTGAACTATGGAAGGAGAATGGTGCAGTGATCATGGCTGTACGAAGACCTGGATGATTTTTGTGCAGAGAG GAGGCTTCTGAGCTCTCCTCTCTGAAACCCCAGCTGTCCAAGCTGGGTGTCCCTCTCTATGCTGTTGTCAAAGAGAAGATAGGGACTGAAGTGGAGGATTTTCAGCATTACTTCAAAGGAGAAATCTTTCTGGATGAAAAG AAAGGCTTTTATGGTCCACGCAGACGAAAAATGATGTTGTCCGGCTTCTTCCGCTTGGGAGTTTGGCAAAATTTCATCCGTGCTTGGAGAAGTGGATATAGTGGAAATCTGGAAGGAGAAGGATTCACCCTGGGAGGTGTATATGTGATTGGGGCAGGAACACAG GGTGTTTTACTGGAGCATCGTGAGAAAGAATTTGGAGACAAAGTCAGCCTTCCATCTGTCCTTGAAGCTGCTGAGAAGATAAAACCACAAGCTTCATAA
- the EXOSC3 gene encoding exosome complex component RRP40 produces the protein MAAERGTAAEALVGQVVLPGDLLLLPAHYDEDAEGERLRLSAGTAPQGRLLCGPGLRRSGAGLLVTKCGLLRHRPGGGGAYWVDSQQKRYVPVKGDHVIGIVTAKAGDVFRLDVGGSEPASLSYLAFEGATKRNRPNVQVGDLIYGQFVVANKDMEPEMVCIDSSGKSSGMGIIGQDGFLFKVSLGLIRKLLAPKCEIIQELSQLYPFEMVLGMNGRIWVKAKTVQQTLIVVNILEACEHMTAQQRKQALAKLSGN, from the exons ATGGCGGCGGAGCGCGGCACGGCGGCCGAGGCCCTCGTGGGGCAGGTGGTGCTGCCCGgggacctgctgctgctccccgcGCACTACGACGAGGACGCGGAGGGCGAGCGGCTGCGGCTGAGCGCGGGCACCGCGCCGCAGGGGCGGCTGCTGtgcgggccggggctgcggcgcagcggggccgggctgctGGTGACCAAGTGCGGGCTGCTGCGGCACCggcccgggggcggcggcgcctACTGGGTGGACTCGCAGCAGAAGCGG TATGTGCCGGTGAAGGGTGACCACGTCATAGGGATCGTGACGGCCAAGGCGGGGGACGTGTTCAGGCTGGACGTGGGCGGCAGCGAGCCGGCCTCCCTGTCCTACCTGGCCTTCGAAGGCGCCACGAAGAGGAACAGGCCGAACGTGCAG gTGGGAGATCTTATTTATGGTCAGTTCGTTGTAGCAAATAAAGACATGGAACCAGAGATGGTCTGTATAGACAGCAGTGGAAAGTCAAGTGGCATGGGAATAATTGGACAAGATGGCTTCCTCTTTAAAGTTTCCTTAGGTCTAATAAGAAA GCTCTTGGCTCCCAAATGTGAAATAATTCAAGAGTTGTCACAATTGTACCCATTTGAGATGGTGCTGGGAATGAATGGAAGAATATGGGTAAAAGCAAAAACAGTTCAACAGACTTTAATTGTAGTAAATATTTTGGAAGCCTGTGAGCATATGACTGCACAACAGAGAAAACAAGCCCTTGCCAAACTGTCAGGGAACTAA
- the PRXL2A gene encoding peroxiredoxin-like 2A isoform X2, whose translation MSFLPDLGAFTMGMWSVGLGAIGAAVTGIVLANTDLFLSKPEKATLEFLEEIELNTLGSEQRTFKARELWKENGAVIMAVRRPGUFLCREEASELSSLKPQLSKLGVPLYAVVKEKIGTEVEDFQHYFKGEIFLDEKKGFYGPRRRKMMLSGFFRLGVWQNFIRAWRSGYSGNLEGEGFTLGGVYVIGAGTQGVLLEHREKEFGDKVSLPSVLEAAEKIKPQAS comes from the exons ATGTCCTTCCTGCCTGACCTGGGGGCCTTCACCATGGGCATGTGGTCTGTTGGCCTGGGAGCCATTGgtgcagctgtgacagggatTGTCCTTGCTAACACTGACTTATTTTTGTCCAAGCCAGAAAAGGCTACATTGGAGTTTTTAGAGGAGATAGAGCTAAATACTTTGGGATCAG AACAAAGGACATTCAAAGCACGTGAACTATGGAAGGAGAATGGTGCAGTGATCATGGCTGTACGAAGACCTGGATGATTTTTGTGCAGAGAG GAGGCTTCTGAGCTCTCCTCTCTGAAACCCCAGCTGTCCAAGCTGGGTGTCCCTCTCTATGCTGTTGTCAAAGAGAAGATAGGGACTGAAGTGGAGGATTTTCAGCATTACTTCAAAGGAGAAATCTTTCTGGATGAAAAG AAAGGCTTTTATGGTCCACGCAGACGAAAAATGATGTTGTCCGGCTTCTTCCGCTTGGGAGTTTGGCAAAATTTCATCCGTGCTTGGAGAAGTGGATATAGTGGAAATCTGGAAGGAGAAGGATTCACCCTGGGAGGTGTATATGTGATTGGGGCAGGAACACAG GGTGTTTTACTGGAGCATCGTGAGAAAGAATTTGGAGACAAAGTCAGCCTTCCATCTGTCCTTGAAGCTGCTGAGAAGATAAAACCACAAGCTTCATAA